A single region of the Acanthopagrus latus isolate v.2019 chromosome 11, fAcaLat1.1, whole genome shotgun sequence genome encodes:
- the LOC119028229 gene encoding GTPase IMAP family member 8-like isoform X2 → MEHDLGEKDSISPSEIRLVLIGGRWAGKSSCGNTILGEDRFECGRTRTAQSEVRHTDVEGRKLIVVDSPGWKCSLSLTEIPERDKQRFKLNASKCPPGPNAFLLVIPIDCAFSGEQRRTVEQHMRLLGEQAWRYTMVLFTCGDVLGKKTIEQHIESEGDALKWLIDKCRHRYHVFNNKEWRDSSQVTQLLKKIDEMVWHNKGSYYEVDEQTLIIIETKQQEVAEKAEKRRRRAEEQRQQMKTVIKESTEALLKLQIVVLGSRGVGKTSVGNTILGIKDTEVGTRTAHSVARQGFVGKTEVTVVDTPGWWKSFPVYDTTEAIKEEVMLSMFLCPPGPHVFLLVIDADASFNADHLDAVTTHMELLGEEVWRHTVVVFTRGDWLGSNTIEQYIEGEGQAMQSLVERCGNRYHVIENKNADDGTQVTELLEKITETVAGNGWNHFAPDEKIFLTIQEKRRQVEERARVRESQVKARRRELSGSSNRLQELRIAMLGQRTSGKSASGNNILCEEVFPTCESMHCREEKREVAGRLITVTDTPGWWKNSSHWTQEMDKEMVRGLSGSPLGVHAMLLVVPLDLRFREAQQVALEEHMNLFDASVWKHTMVLFTYIDKLADETIEEHIEREHNALHWLVDKCENRYHVINIMNKNDQTQVTELFEKIEEMVAGNNGQLFIPDVNKIHERIEEKFRRWQLKHVLKQRVEEEYRRRELELMMGFRQTLYELQAVVHEKATSTKPKSLIADMTKIRAKGIGQRKKGGKETEDNIGAILSHHIEKLNKDIMRSTDHLRNSMDSMFPDLKGDNPAPSIFYSQSDMRSPLKSSPPFDNVLRWLSSLQIATNPESELTLNFSETSGYRSVPPEDDLDLDTEADILE, encoded by the exons ATGGAACATGATCTCG gagagaaagacagcatcAGCCCCTCAGAGATCAGGCTCGTCCTTATTGGTGGGAGATGGGCTGGCAAGAGCTCCTGTGGCAACACCATCCTGGGAGAGGACAGGTTTGAGTGTGGCCGAACCCGAACAGCTCAGTCTGAAGTGAGACATACAGATGTGGAGGGCAGGAAGCTCATCGTGGTCGATTCTCCAGGATGGAAatgctccctctccctcactgaGATCCCAGAGAGGGACAAGCAAAGGTTTAAACTCAATGCGTCAAAGTGTCCGCCCGGACCAAACGCTTTCCTCCTTGTCATTCCCATAGACTGTGCTTTCTCtggggagcagaggaggactgTGGAGCAGCACATGAGGCTCCTGGGGGAGCAGGCCTGGAGATACACCATGGTGCTGTTCACCTGTGGGGACGTCCTCGGGAAGAAGACGATAGAGCAGCACATTGAGAGTGAGGGAGACGCACTCAAGTGGTTGATAGATAAATGCAGGCACAGGTACCACGTGTTTAACAATAAGGAGTGGAGGGACTCATCTCAGGTGACgcagctgctgaagaagatCGATGAGATGGTGTGGCACAACAAAGGCAGCTACTACGAGGTAGACGAACAGACACTCATCATCATTGAAACGAAGCAGCAAGAAGTAGCCGAAAAGGCTGAAAAGAGACGAAGGAGGGCCGaggaacaaagacaacaaatgaaaacagtcattaaag AGTCGACGGAAGCTCTCCTAAAACTACAAATTGTTGTCCTGGGCAGCCGGGGCGTTGGGAAAACCTCAGTGGGGAACACCATCTTGGGAATCAAAGACACAGAAGTCGGGACAAGGACAGCACATTCTGTGGCCCGGCAGGGTTTTGTGGGTAAAACTGAAGTGACTGTTGTCGACACCCCAGGTTGGTGGAAAAGCTTCCCTGTGTACGACACTACTGAAGCCATCAAAGAGGAAGTGATGCTCAGCATGTTTCTGTGCCCCCCTGGGCCTCACGTCTTCCTGCTGGTTATAGATGCAGATGCATCTTTCAATGCCGATCACTTGGATGCAGTGACGACACACATGGAGCTTCTCGGAGAAGAAGTGTGGAGACACACCGTCGTAGTCTTCACCAGGGGAGACTGGCTGGGCTCAAACACCATAGAGCAGTACATCGAAGGAGAGGGACAGGCCATGCAGTCCCTGGTCGAACGATGTGGAAACAGATATCATGTCATCGAAAACAAGAACGCAGATGATGGTACTCaagtcacagagctgctggagaaaatCACTGAGACTGTGGCAGGAAATGGTTGGAACCATTTTGCCCCCGATGAGAAGATATTTCTGACCATTCAAGAGAAAAGACGACAAGTGGAAGAAAGAGCAAGAGTGAGGGAAAGTCAAGTCAAGGCCAGAAGAAGAGAACTCAGCG GTTCCAGCAATAGATTACAGGAGCTGAGGATAGCAATGCTCGGTCAGAGGACATCTGGAAAGAGTGCATCAGGAAATAATATCCTCTGTGAAGAAGTGTTCCCCACCTGTGAGAGTATGCACTGtcgggaggagaagagggaagtTGCTGGCAGATTGATCACTGTGACCGACACCCCGGGCTGGTGGAAGAATTCCTCACACTGGACACAAGAGATGGACAAAGAAATGGTCCGAGGTCTGTCGGGGAGCCCATTAGGGGTTCATGCCATGCTGCTGGTTGTGCCCTTGGACCTGAGGTTCAGAGAAGCTCAACAGGTCGCCCTGGAGGAACACATGAACCTCTTTGATGCCAGCGTCTGGAAACACACCATGGTTTTGTTCACATACATAGACAAACTAGCAGATGAAACCATTGAGGAGCACATTGAGAGGGAGCATAACGCGTTGCACTGGTTGGTGGACAAGTGTGAGAACAGATACCACgttataaacattatgaataaaaatgatcagaCTCAGGTCACCGAGCTGTTTGAGAAGATAGAGGAAATGGTGGCAGGGAACAACGGACAGCTCTTCATCCCCGATGTCAACAAGATCCATGAGAGAATCGAAGAGAAGTTCAGGAGGTGGCAGCTCAAACATGTGCTGAAGCAGCGAGTGGAGGAGGAGTacaggaggagagagctggAGCTGATGATGGGCTTCAGGCAAACACTCTACGAGCTGCAAGCTGTTGTCCATGAAAAAGCGACAAGCACTAAACCCAAGTCACTGA TTGCTGACATGACCAAAATCAGAGCCAAAGGTATCGGTCAGAGGAAGAAAGGTGGAAAGGAGACGGAGGACAACATAGGCGCAATACTCAGCCACCATATTGAGAAGTTGAACAAGGACATCATGAGATCCACAGATCACCTTAGGAACAGCATGGACTCCATGTTCCCAGACT tGAAGGGAGACAATCCAGCGCCATCTATTTTCTACTCTCAGTCAGATATGAGGTCACCATTGAAGTCCTCACCCCCCTTTGATAATGTGCTAAGATGGCTGTCCTCTCTTCAGATCGCAACAAATCCGGAGAGTGAGCTGACCCTCAACTTCTCTGAGACGTCAGGATACAGATCTGTGCCGCCAGAAGACGACTTAGACTTGGACACAGAAGCTGATATTCTTGAATGA
- the LOC119028229 gene encoding GTPase IMAP family member 8-like isoform X1: MASFRWCFVFIVQLLCAAVRGFLHQRAAEHRGREGTLTVTSFSRDGRQGEKDSISPSEIRLVLIGGRWAGKSSCGNTILGEDRFECGRTRTAQSEVRHTDVEGRKLIVVDSPGWKCSLSLTEIPERDKQRFKLNASKCPPGPNAFLLVIPIDCAFSGEQRRTVEQHMRLLGEQAWRYTMVLFTCGDVLGKKTIEQHIESEGDALKWLIDKCRHRYHVFNNKEWRDSSQVTQLLKKIDEMVWHNKGSYYEVDEQTLIIIETKQQEVAEKAEKRRRRAEEQRQQMKTVIKESTEALLKLQIVVLGSRGVGKTSVGNTILGIKDTEVGTRTAHSVARQGFVGKTEVTVVDTPGWWKSFPVYDTTEAIKEEVMLSMFLCPPGPHVFLLVIDADASFNADHLDAVTTHMELLGEEVWRHTVVVFTRGDWLGSNTIEQYIEGEGQAMQSLVERCGNRYHVIENKNADDGTQVTELLEKITETVAGNGWNHFAPDEKIFLTIQEKRRQVEERARVRESQVKARRRELSGSSNRLQELRIAMLGQRTSGKSASGNNILCEEVFPTCESMHCREEKREVAGRLITVTDTPGWWKNSSHWTQEMDKEMVRGLSGSPLGVHAMLLVVPLDLRFREAQQVALEEHMNLFDASVWKHTMVLFTYIDKLADETIEEHIEREHNALHWLVDKCENRYHVINIMNKNDQTQVTELFEKIEEMVAGNNGQLFIPDVNKIHERIEEKFRRWQLKHVLKQRVEEEYRRRELELMMGFRQTLYELQAVVHEKATSTKPKSLIADMTKIRAKGIGQRKKGGKETEDNIGAILSHHIEKLNKDIMRSTDHLRNSMDSMFPDLKGDNPAPSIFYSQSDMRSPLKSSPPFDNVLRWLSSLQIATNPESELTLNFSETSGYRSVPPEDDLDLDTEADILE; this comes from the exons gagagaaagacagcatcAGCCCCTCAGAGATCAGGCTCGTCCTTATTGGTGGGAGATGGGCTGGCAAGAGCTCCTGTGGCAACACCATCCTGGGAGAGGACAGGTTTGAGTGTGGCCGAACCCGAACAGCTCAGTCTGAAGTGAGACATACAGATGTGGAGGGCAGGAAGCTCATCGTGGTCGATTCTCCAGGATGGAAatgctccctctccctcactgaGATCCCAGAGAGGGACAAGCAAAGGTTTAAACTCAATGCGTCAAAGTGTCCGCCCGGACCAAACGCTTTCCTCCTTGTCATTCCCATAGACTGTGCTTTCTCtggggagcagaggaggactgTGGAGCAGCACATGAGGCTCCTGGGGGAGCAGGCCTGGAGATACACCATGGTGCTGTTCACCTGTGGGGACGTCCTCGGGAAGAAGACGATAGAGCAGCACATTGAGAGTGAGGGAGACGCACTCAAGTGGTTGATAGATAAATGCAGGCACAGGTACCACGTGTTTAACAATAAGGAGTGGAGGGACTCATCTCAGGTGACgcagctgctgaagaagatCGATGAGATGGTGTGGCACAACAAAGGCAGCTACTACGAGGTAGACGAACAGACACTCATCATCATTGAAACGAAGCAGCAAGAAGTAGCCGAAAAGGCTGAAAAGAGACGAAGGAGGGCCGaggaacaaagacaacaaatgaaaacagtcattaaag AGTCGACGGAAGCTCTCCTAAAACTACAAATTGTTGTCCTGGGCAGCCGGGGCGTTGGGAAAACCTCAGTGGGGAACACCATCTTGGGAATCAAAGACACAGAAGTCGGGACAAGGACAGCACATTCTGTGGCCCGGCAGGGTTTTGTGGGTAAAACTGAAGTGACTGTTGTCGACACCCCAGGTTGGTGGAAAAGCTTCCCTGTGTACGACACTACTGAAGCCATCAAAGAGGAAGTGATGCTCAGCATGTTTCTGTGCCCCCCTGGGCCTCACGTCTTCCTGCTGGTTATAGATGCAGATGCATCTTTCAATGCCGATCACTTGGATGCAGTGACGACACACATGGAGCTTCTCGGAGAAGAAGTGTGGAGACACACCGTCGTAGTCTTCACCAGGGGAGACTGGCTGGGCTCAAACACCATAGAGCAGTACATCGAAGGAGAGGGACAGGCCATGCAGTCCCTGGTCGAACGATGTGGAAACAGATATCATGTCATCGAAAACAAGAACGCAGATGATGGTACTCaagtcacagagctgctggagaaaatCACTGAGACTGTGGCAGGAAATGGTTGGAACCATTTTGCCCCCGATGAGAAGATATTTCTGACCATTCAAGAGAAAAGACGACAAGTGGAAGAAAGAGCAAGAGTGAGGGAAAGTCAAGTCAAGGCCAGAAGAAGAGAACTCAGCG GTTCCAGCAATAGATTACAGGAGCTGAGGATAGCAATGCTCGGTCAGAGGACATCTGGAAAGAGTGCATCAGGAAATAATATCCTCTGTGAAGAAGTGTTCCCCACCTGTGAGAGTATGCACTGtcgggaggagaagagggaagtTGCTGGCAGATTGATCACTGTGACCGACACCCCGGGCTGGTGGAAGAATTCCTCACACTGGACACAAGAGATGGACAAAGAAATGGTCCGAGGTCTGTCGGGGAGCCCATTAGGGGTTCATGCCATGCTGCTGGTTGTGCCCTTGGACCTGAGGTTCAGAGAAGCTCAACAGGTCGCCCTGGAGGAACACATGAACCTCTTTGATGCCAGCGTCTGGAAACACACCATGGTTTTGTTCACATACATAGACAAACTAGCAGATGAAACCATTGAGGAGCACATTGAGAGGGAGCATAACGCGTTGCACTGGTTGGTGGACAAGTGTGAGAACAGATACCACgttataaacattatgaataaaaatgatcagaCTCAGGTCACCGAGCTGTTTGAGAAGATAGAGGAAATGGTGGCAGGGAACAACGGACAGCTCTTCATCCCCGATGTCAACAAGATCCATGAGAGAATCGAAGAGAAGTTCAGGAGGTGGCAGCTCAAACATGTGCTGAAGCAGCGAGTGGAGGAGGAGTacaggaggagagagctggAGCTGATGATGGGCTTCAGGCAAACACTCTACGAGCTGCAAGCTGTTGTCCATGAAAAAGCGACAAGCACTAAACCCAAGTCACTGA TTGCTGACATGACCAAAATCAGAGCCAAAGGTATCGGTCAGAGGAAGAAAGGTGGAAAGGAGACGGAGGACAACATAGGCGCAATACTCAGCCACCATATTGAGAAGTTGAACAAGGACATCATGAGATCCACAGATCACCTTAGGAACAGCATGGACTCCATGTTCCCAGACT tGAAGGGAGACAATCCAGCGCCATCTATTTTCTACTCTCAGTCAGATATGAGGTCACCATTGAAGTCCTCACCCCCCTTTGATAATGTGCTAAGATGGCTGTCCTCTCTTCAGATCGCAACAAATCCGGAGAGTGAGCTGACCCTCAACTTCTCTGAGACGTCAGGATACAGATCTGTGCCGCCAGAAGACGACTTAGACTTGGACACAGAAGCTGATATTCTTGAATGA
- the rabggta gene encoding geranylgeranyl transferase type-2 subunit alpha → MHGRVKLKSTAQQEEEKRKEREKKLKIYVAARDACFSKRKEGICDDEALQLTQQLLSSNPDFATLWNYRREILMHLETVKDEDEIQKVYISELSFLESCLKVNPKSYGSWHHRGWVSARLPRPDWARELSLCDRCLSLDDRNFHCWDYRRMVVKMSGVPVDQELAFTDRLIGSNFSNYSSWHYRSTLLPLLHPESPEPPSPCREPPHSSLPPSPQTHSHRVCEEQLLKEYELVQNAFFTDPNDQSAWFYYRWLLGRAEREEMISCVYVSREEERVAVAFSRPVNAQSVGLLLVLDGQPQRVEWTSVHPRFKHSPVWICALPPGTISDMTNEHNLTVHWTEKHTHRDCALYTGRTESWCRDSATDQELFRSELSVEKTSVLQSELQSCNQLQELEPLNKWCLLTIILLMRALDPLGYEKETLAHFQTLKEVDSMRCAYYSDLCSKFMIENTILKMEYAEVRVFSISDKNLTTLCHLDQLLLVTHINLSSNQLQRLPPQFAMLQCLEVLEADNNSIESLEGVYHLPKLEEVLLKNNKISTVADLQPLASCPKLKRLDLRGNPVTQTANVESELAELLPSVTDLLL, encoded by the exons ATG CATGGAAGAGTGAAGCTGAAATCCACagcccagcaggaggaggagaagaggaaggagcgagagaagaaactgaagatATACGTGGCCGCACGAGATGCCTGCTTTTCAAAG AGGAAGGAAGGTATTTGCGATGATGAGGCTCTCCAGCTCACCCAGCAGCTGCTTTCATCCAATCCTGACTTTGCAACCCTCTGGAACTACAGAAGAGAGATCCTGATGCATCTGGAGACTGTGAA GGACGAGGATGAAATTCAAAAGGTTTACATTTCCGAGCTGTCATTTCTGGAGTCTTGCCTGAAGGTGAACCCAAAGTCCTACGGCAGCTGGCACCACCGAGGCTGGGTCTCAGCCCGCTTGCCTCGACCAGACTGGGCCAGGGAACTGAGCCTGTGTGATCGCTGCCTCAGCCTGGACGACCGCAACT TCCACTGCTGGGATTACCGCCGGATGGTTGTGAAGATGTCTGGTGTGCCCGTAGATCAGGAGCTGGCCTTCACTGATCGTCTCATTGGCTCCAACTTCTCCAACTACTCCAGCTGGCACTATCGCAGCACCTTGTTGCCGCTGCTGCACCCAGAGTCTCCTGAGCCTCCGTCGCCGTGCCGCGAGCCGCCCCACTCCTCCCTTCCACCCTCTCCACAAACCCACTCTCATCGCGTCTGTGAGGAGCAGCTCCTCAAAG aatATGAGCTTGTACAGAATGCTTTCTTCACTGACCCCAACGACCAGAGCGCCTGGTTCTACTACCGCTGGTTGCTAGGCAGAG CGGAACGTGAGGAGATGATAAGCTGTGTGTATGTCAGTCGGGAAGAGGAGCGGGTGGCCGTCGCCTTCTCACGGCCTGTTAAT GCGCAGTCCGTCggcctgctgctggtgctcgACGGTCAGCCCCAGAGAGTGGAGTGGACAAGTGTCCACCCGCGCTTCAAACACAGCCCTGTTTGG ATCTGTGCTCTTCCTCCTGGAACAATAAGCGACATGACAAATGAACATAATCTGACTGTGCACTggactgagaaacacacacacagagactgcGCTCTGTACACAG GTCGGACCGAGAGCTGGTGTCGGGACTCTGCTACGGATCAGGAACTTTTCag GAGTGAACTATCTGTAGAGAAGACTTCGGTGTTGCAGTCGGAGCTACAATCATGCAACCAGCTACAAGAACTGGAGCCGCTCAATAAGT GGTGCTTACTGACCATCATCCTCCTGATGAGGGCGCTGGACCCTCTGGGATATGAAAAAGAGACACTTGCTCATTTTCAGACGCTGAAG GAGGTGGACTCCATGCGCTGTGCATATTACAGCGACCTGTGCAGCAAGTTTATGATTGAAAACACCATCTTGAAAATGGAATACGCTGAAGTGCGCGTCTTCAGCATTTCTGACAAG AACCTGACCACCTTATGCCACCTGGATCAGCTGTTATTGGTAACCCACATCAATCTGTCCTCTAATCAGCTGCAGCGGCTTCCTCCTCAGTTCGCCATGTTGCAGTGCCTGGAG GTCCTGGAGGCTGATAACAACTCTATAGAAAGCCTGGAAGGAGTGTATCACCTTCCCAAACTGGAGGAAGTCCTCTTGAAGAATAACA AAATCTCTACGGTGGCAGATCTCCAGCCGCTGGCCTCCTGCCCCAAGCTGAAGCGCCTCGATCTCCGTGGCAACCCCGTCACTCAGACGGCCAACGTCGAGTCTGAGCTGGCCGAGCTGCTGCCCTCAGTCACAGACCTCCTGCTCTGA